The Actinomycetota bacterium genome segment AAACCGGCTCTTCGGGCCCGGATCTCCCCGGCCGCCACCGCGCTCACTCGTCGTCTCCCTTCTGGATACGGTTGCCGGTCAGCTCCAGGAACACGTCGTCAAGGGTGGGCGTGCGCAGCGTCAGCTCCCGCACCGGCACCTGTGCCTCCGACAGCGTCACTGCCACCCGGGAGACCATCGCCGGCCCGTCGTCGGTCGCCACCAGCAGCTCGCCGCCCCGGCGCTCGACACTCCCGTCGGCCAGGATCTTCAAGGCCTGCTCGGCGGGCTCGCCGTCGACATCCGCCACCTGGACCACGATCACATCCGACCCCACCTGCCGCTTCAGGTCGTCCGGCGTCCCCTCG includes the following:
- a CDS encoding DUF4162 domain-containing protein, which translates into the protein EGTPDDLKRQVGSDVIVVQVADVDGEPAEQALKILADGSVERRGGELLVATDDGPAMVSRVAVTLSEAQVPVRELTLRTPTLDDVFLELTGNRIQKGDDE